The window GGGACTGGCAATTGTCAAACATATCGTTGAACTACATCAGGGTAAAATTAGCGTTGAAAGCACCCCGGGTAAGGGTGCAGAATTCTCCGTGGTCTTGCCAATGAAAATATGAAATTACCATTTACCATCGCTCACATTTCTGACCTACATCTCGGTGGCTCTTATTTTGTCCCCGAGTGGGGTAATAGATTGGTCGATTTGCTGAACCGGTTAAAGCCCGACCTCATAGTTATCACCGGTGACCTCACTACAGAAGGTCATATTCATGAATATGACCAGGTAGTCAGATATTTGAAACGATTTCATAGCAAAAATAGAATTATAGTTCCTGGAAATCATGATGCCCGCAATGAAGGATATGTGATTTTTGAAGAAATCTTTGGTACTCGCTATCCTTTCTACAAAAAAAGTAACATAGCAATTTTTGGTGTGGACTCAAGCCAGCCCGACATTGATGACGGACATATCGGCCGTGCCAATTATCCGATAATCACCCAGAAATTAAGTAACCCGACACAAATTAAAATCATGGCGATGCATCATCACCTCGTTCCCATACCCGGAACCGGAAGGGAACGCCATATACCCACTGATGCTGGTGATGTTTTGAAATTGTGCATCGACCTTGATATCCGCATAATACTATCCGGTCACAAACATCGTCCTTGGGTGTGGCTCCTCGAAAAAACTTGGCTCATCACTGGCGGCACTGCCACTTCACAACGCCTAAAGGGCCGGTCATATCCGTCGTTTAACATCTTGAAAATATTTAAAACCCAATTCACCTTAACAGAAATAAATGTTGCAACCGGTACAGTTCAGAAAAAACTAAAAGCGTCTCTTTGATCTTCCTGTAATGATTAATTTTTGAATCCGCATAGCCTGCGTCGGACGCTCCTTAGAAAGTATGAAATAGACGCCGGGCTCTAAATTTCCACTAAACCGCATTCTGCCTGAAACATCAACAATATGCACCTCTCCTTCCCTCCCTCCAATAAGTTGCTTGGGCGAAGTGATAGTTAGTAAACCTTCCGGCTCACGGCAGGAAAATTCTTGTTCGTGTTTACCTTTCTTCGTCCCCACGATTTCTGATTTGGCACATCCTTTTACTGCTGACGGGTCGAAACTCCAGAACTCCCGGGAATTGTTGCCTTTGAGCGCATAAACTTTGCCCCTCGTAAATGCCAGACCGGCACCGGTACCAACCCGTCGCAATTTTGTCCCCTTCGGTATATCTTCCATCTCCTCCCATTTATCAGCCTGGATATCGTAGCGCCAGAACTCAGTTGTCCGTCCTCCTTTGAAGGCATATATGTAATTAACGCCGTCACTGGCAAGCGCCGCCCCATCCTTTGCACGCCGCAACCCGTTCCTACCCGTAAAAGGCAAGGAGGTGCACTCCCGCCAGCTGTCTCGGCTAATTAGATATTCATAAAACTCATTGGTCGAACCTTTTAAACAGAAAAGCCTTTGGCCCACCGCCACCAGCGCGCTTCCCTTCTTCACCGGCTTATTTAACGCCCCACGCGGCACCGGCCGCCGCGCATGCCACTCACCCCTCTCCACCAGATAAAATAAAAAGTCATCTGTACCGCTACCTTTCAGACAGTACACCCTGCCGCTGTCCCGTTTAGGAACAAACGACAAGCCAGAACCATATCTAACATTTCTTGTCCCGTCTGGCAGACCGGGTAGTTGTTGCCAGGAGTCTAAAGTTACATCATAACACCAGAACTCTCTGGTATTCCCTCCTTTCAAAAGGTAAATCTTACTCCTGCCGTTCCAGCAGACTGCCGCTCCACCCTTCGGCTTTCTCCCTTTTATTCCACCCGGCACCGGTTGTCGTTCCACCCAGTTTCGCTCGTTCACATCATAAAAGTACCACTCATCTGTCCTACCTTTCAATGCATAAACCTTATCGGCTGTTGCTACTAAACATCCACCCGCCCGCACCGGCAGATTCTTCACTCCAGCAGGCACCGAGAGTTCTTCCTTCCATTGCCGGTAAAGAATCGATTCAACGACAACTACCTTATTTAAGGAATCGTTGCCCGGGTTTTCGTCCCCTTGTAAATCGCAACGGGCAAAAGTTAAATAAAGTCCCGGTGTTGCCTGCCACTGCCGAAAACAAACCTCCCTCTCAGCACCAGGCTCAACCGTTGCTCTGGATGAGTCAATATACTCAAAATCCGCGTCGGCTCTCATTCGACTAACCGCAAAATATACCAACATATCCGCCGATTCTTCACCATAATTACCCACCACCGCAACCGGCTCAACTACTCCTTCGGGCACTGTGTCTTTAGGCATTTCTATTTTGATTAGTCCTCCGTCCCTTCTTATAACGCGGACCTGTTTACTAATCGAGTCGTTTTCCCTTCTCATATCTCCAATTAGCATTGCCCCAACCCAGATTGAATAACGCCCGCCTCTTGCCCGCCAGTGCCCAAGCGTAACTAGAGAAGAACACTCGGGCGCCATCATAGTTTCAATTGAATCCAGATAAACTGCCGTTCCAGCGCTGTCGTAAATTTCGCACCGCAACCAGAAACCTGCCACCTCGTTTCCAAAATTATGAATTAGTGCCTCGGGCTGAATTTCTCCGGGATTAACGACTTCACCAGGACTTGTAATCTCAACCACACCCACATCCCTTACCCGAACAAAAAACGTATCCTTAACCGCATCGTTGTCATTGCGACGATCGGGGGCAAGTTGCGTTGTACAGCAAACCAAACTCCAACCCCTTTCTCTTGCTTCCCATCGGGAAAATGTCGCCTCCGTACTGTCACCCGGTGTTAGCCCTCGTATCATTAAGGAGTCACAATAGCTGGTGCCGATTCGCAACAACACCTGAAAACTTTCTGTTTCGCTTCCATAGTTTTTTATCACCGCCCGTGGTGAACCACAAAACCCGGAATCCACAACATTAACTGGGAAGAGAAGCCGGGATACACCGACATCGTGTCTTATTACGGTAAACTCTGAACTAATCGTATCATTCTCGGGATGCATATCATTAGGCAAAACCGCCCGGACCCTTACCACATAATCACCAACCTCTGCATTCCATCCTCTAAAACCGGTATCTTGGGTAACATTAGAACCAAGGGTAATCGTAATGCTGTCATTGTAAACGAGGGAGCCTGTTCGGGTTAAAATCGAGCAAACCAGACCGAACCTTGCACTATCATTACCCCGATTGAACACCTTGACTCTTGGTCGACTTACACCCTCAGGCACCCTCCCGCAGGGTGTTAATATCTCTTCTGCCACGACATCTTGTACCCGGGAAAATACACTGTCACGCACTGAGTCATTTCTTCTATTTATGTCTCCCTCAACATAAACTGAACAGACCACTACCACCCAGTCCCGGTGATGAACCGGAATTGAATCAAACACCACCTCTACCGAATCACCTACTGCAATACTATCCGAAAAACAAGTTCGCACCGAATCGCCCACTGCAAACCATACTGGAACTGGCGGTTCGTTAAAGTCTCCAAAGTTACCAATCAAGGCAACAGGAACAAAAACCGAACCGGAATCAATTACACCTTGAGGCGACTCAATCCTTATCACTCCGACATCATGTGCCTGGGTCTTGCGCCGCGCCCGAACCGCCCAATTAAAAGTACCCACCTGTTCACTCCACACCACCTGAACCGTTCCCATCCTTGCCGCGATTGAAACCCGGTCCCTTGAATTTCTCCCTTCTGTCAATGCCCTGAATTCTTCCCAGACTCCTGTGTTCGTCCGTTTCTGATAACAGACCTGCCTGTGGCGCTGAGAAGTAGAGTCGTCATTCACCCAGACAAAATGAAGATTGCCAATATTATCCGCAGCAAGGCTGGGCGAGGATTTTTGTCCTGCCCAGCCCCCGAATCTCATAGTATCGCCCCAACCTTCTACTGTTCGTGAGCGCCATAAGATATTATTAGTAGTAGTCCAGACAACATTAAAAGTTGAATCGTACAAGTTGTAAGTCACACATGGAGAATGTGCGTTCGTTCGGTTGTACACAGTTTCGGTCTCGGTCCAGACACCGTTAACCTTCAATTTTGCCAGAATTGCGGGATAATCTCCGACCGTCTGATGCCAAACCAGCATCAAATCACCATCCGGCGAACAGGCAATTGATGGGTAGGTACTTGGTGAACTACTTCCCAAACGGGCAATCGTATCGCACTCTGCCCATCCGCTGTCATAAAGAACATAGTACACACATCGCTCATTCCCCGAACCTAATCTTACCCAGGTCAGGTGAACCACGCCATCTTTATCGATCGCCATCGACACCGCACTATCTCTATCGTTACCGGTTCTAAATGTGTCTTCTACCTGCCATTCCCCAGTAGAAAAATCACGGCACTTGAGTTTGAGAACACCAGCGGTTATCCAGGCAACATAAAGATTACCAAGAGAGTCACAGGCGATTGTTGGGTCACCGGCGCTGGACTGCTCATTGGAAAGAACCGTATCCTCTGACCATTCTCCAGTTGAACTGTCCCAGTAAGAGCACCAAACCTGATAAACGCCACCAACATTTCCCCGCCAAGTTATATAGATGTTCCCGTCTCGACCAATCACCACACCCCGCGCATTACTGCGACAGGTTAAATCCGTAGCATTCGCACGATTGGTGATCGACTCCACCGGCAACCAAATCCCGTACGACAGATTAATTGCAAAGAGAAATGTTAAGAGTGCCGCTTTTTTAAAAGCCACAAGTTTAATTACAACTTGATTCGCATAGAAGTCAAACTGTAACCGCCCGCATAAATTTGACAAATTGATAATGGCTATTACACTTCTAAACGGGCGATATGGACCTAATTAATTGCGGAAATCCGCACTGAATTCATTGTGGTCTTCTGCCCGAGTGGTATGTTATGAAGAAAATAAAACCCTATGAAGATTTCCTCAAAGATCCGGACTTTCTGAACAACCTTCAGGAAGGGGTCTGGGTCGCAGACAATGAAGGGCGCATCGTATTTGCCAATAGCAGATTTGCCCGGATTTTGGGCTATGAAATTCCCGAAAGGGTCATCGGCAGAATCTGGCGCGAATTCTTCCCGCCGTCGGAAGCGGCGCGCATCGGTAAAATTCGCCCCGACTTCGATACCGCTACTGCCCCACACACTGAACGACGCATCATCACCCAGACAAGAGTTATCGGCAGAGACAGCCGCCAGATTCCGGTCTCCGCCACCCTCATCCGCAAAACGGTTGACGGTTCGGACTGGTACATCGGTACTGTAATTGAGTCCACCCCTCTCTCTGGCGTTACGGGCATAACCGAAAGTATGGCCCGCTGGGTAATGGAAAATTCGGTTGATGGCATCTGTGTAATTGAAGAAGGACAACTCATATACGCCAATCGACGGCTCGAAGAGTTAACTGGCTACAGCGCCCCCCAGTTAGGCAGAATGAACCTCGAGCATCTGTTAAGCCCGGATTACCGGTCAACCATTGCCCCAATTTTCACCGACCCCCACCGCCTATTAGGTCCGGTTCATCACGAAGTCAAACTGCAGAATCGAACCGGCCGCGAGATTGAATGTCAGTTACGGGTTGTACCGGTTGAAGAGGGCACGCGCCGCGCTCTTGTTTGCTACCTCCGGGACATCTCGGAATTAAAGCAAGCAGAACGCATCCGCACCGAGTTCGTCGCAATGGTTTCCCATGACCTCCGCACTCCACTTGCCGCGATAAAAGAGGCAATCTCCTTGCTCGCTGACACCGCGGCTTGCCGGTTGGAGGAAAAACAACTTCGTTATCTCTCAATCGCTCGCGAAGAGATGGACCGGCTCAACCGAATGATTGACAATCTGATCGAAGTCGCACGGATGGAAACCGGTAAGGTTATCCTCAACCTCGAAGCGGTTGATTTGCACGAGGTTCTCAACATTGCGCTCGAGAGTCTCAGCCTCTTAACCACCAAAAAAAATCTAAAGATTGAACGCCGTGCCCCAGCAAAACTGCCACTCGTGCTCGGCGATCGCGACCGGTTAATACGGGTATTTAACAATCTCCTTGACAACGCCATAAAATATTCACCCGAAGGTGGTACGATTTGGATTGAAATCGACTTCGTTGACCCTGAGGCACCGGTGCTTTCTGAAACGGGTATCCTTGCCAACACCGGCTATATTGAAGTTACCATCACCGACCAG is drawn from candidate division WOR-3 bacterium and contains these coding sequences:
- a CDS encoding metallophosphoesterase produces the protein MKLPFTIAHISDLHLGGSYFVPEWGNRLVDLLNRLKPDLIVITGDLTTEGHIHEYDQVVRYLKRFHSKNRIIVPGNHDARNEGYVIFEEIFGTRYPFYKKSNIAIFGVDSSQPDIDDGHIGRANYPIITQKLSNPTQIKIMAMHHHLVPIPGTGRERHIPTDAGDVLKLCIDLDIRIILSGHKHRPWVWLLEKTWLITGGTATSQRLKGRSYPSFNILKIFKTQFTLTEINVATGTVQKKLKASL
- a CDS encoding BNR repeat-containing protein — protein: MAFKKAALLTFLFAINLSYGIWLPVESITNRANATDLTCRSNARGVVIGRDGNIYITWRGNVGGVYQVWCSYWDSSTGEWSEDTVLSNEQSSAGDPTIACDSLGNLYVAWITAGVLKLKCRDFSTGEWQVEDTFRTGNDRDSAVSMAIDKDGVVHLTWVRLGSGNERCVYYVLYDSGWAECDTIARLGSSSPSTYPSIACSPDGDLMLVWHQTVGDYPAILAKLKVNGVWTETETVYNRTNAHSPCVTYNLYDSTFNVVWTTTNNILWRSRTVEGWGDTMRFGGWAGQKSSPSLAADNIGNLHFVWVNDDSTSQRHRQVCYQKRTNTGVWEEFRALTEGRNSRDRVSIAARMGTVQVVWSEQVGTFNWAVRARRKTQAHDVGVIRIESPQGVIDSGSVFVPVALIGNFGDFNEPPVPVWFAVGDSVRTCFSDSIAVGDSVEVVFDSIPVHHRDWVVVVCSVYVEGDINRRNDSVRDSVFSRVQDVVAEEILTPCGRVPEGVSRPRVKVFNRGNDSARFGLVCSILTRTGSLVYNDSITITLGSNVTQDTGFRGWNAEVGDYVVRVRAVLPNDMHPENDTISSEFTVIRHDVGVSRLLFPVNVVDSGFCGSPRAVIKNYGSETESFQVLLRIGTSYCDSLMIRGLTPGDSTEATFSRWEARERGWSLVCCTTQLAPDRRNDNDAVKDTFFVRVRDVGVVEITSPGEVVNPGEIQPEALIHNFGNEVAGFWLRCEIYDSAGTAVYLDSIETMMAPECSSLVTLGHWRARGGRYSIWVGAMLIGDMRRENDSISKQVRVIRRDGGLIKIEMPKDTVPEGVVEPVAVVGNYGEESADMLVYFAVSRMRADADFEYIDSSRATVEPGAEREVCFRQWQATPGLYLTFARCDLQGDENPGNDSLNKVVVVESILYRQWKEELSVPAGVKNLPVRAGGCLVATADKVYALKGRTDEWYFYDVNERNWVERQPVPGGIKGRKPKGGAAVCWNGRSKIYLLKGGNTREFWCYDVTLDSWQQLPGLPDGTRNVRYGSGLSFVPKRDSGRVYCLKGSGTDDFLFYLVERGEWHARRPVPRGALNKPVKKGSALVAVGQRLFCLKGSTNEFYEYLISRDSWRECTSLPFTGRNGLRRAKDGAALASDGVNYIYAFKGGRTTEFWRYDIQADKWEEMEDIPKGTKLRRVGTGAGLAFTRGKVYALKGNNSREFWSFDPSAVKGCAKSEIVGTKKGKHEQEFSCREPEGLLTITSPKQLIGGREGEVHIVDVSGRMRFSGNLEPGVYFILSKERPTQAMRIQKLIITGRSKRRF
- a CDS encoding PAS domain S-box protein; protein product: MKKIKPYEDFLKDPDFLNNLQEGVWVADNEGRIVFANSRFARILGYEIPERVIGRIWREFFPPSEAARIGKIRPDFDTATAPHTERRIITQTRVIGRDSRQIPVSATLIRKTVDGSDWYIGTVIESTPLSGVTGITESMARWVMENSVDGICVIEEGQLIYANRRLEELTGYSAPQLGRMNLEHLLSPDYRSTIAPIFTDPHRLLGPVHHEVKLQNRTGREIECQLRVVPVEEGTRRALVCYLRDISELKQAERIRTEFVAMVSHDLRTPLAAIKEAISLLADTAACRLEEKQLRYLSIAREEMDRLNRMIDNLIEVARMETGKVILNLEAVDLHEVLNIALESLSLLTTKKNLKIERRAPAKLPLVLGDRDRLIRVFNNLLDNAIKYSPEGGTIWIEIDFVDPEAPVLSETGILANTGYIEVTITDQGPGIPAEFLDRIFGKFERVDPYGPGIGLGLAIVRSIVELHHGKVWARSTLGEGTSFSVILPIKEEG